The proteins below come from a single Thermotoga sp. KOL6 genomic window:
- a CDS encoding ComEC/Rec2 family competence protein has protein sequence MILVFLSLCLGALLSALYHFPWYWYLLFSIGLLPWSFFRRKNKEPLLIVSSFLLGAFLFSLNVLPSGEYEIVGFKVGSRITSGRVFRDGKWRKVRSMKIDSSEEGYIYAVGYFDGKVFHPTYVKTVNKPSLKTLKKSFSEKLSGSAVSLLFGEKNSEIYKSGLGHFYAVSGLHIGIAFSLYTTVVSFFTWRRDIQESVALLLLIPYVFSVGTPSVMRAYLTLGMWKIFQALEFKTTSSYITATVGSFMILLDPTVVFSPSFLLSFFVTLCILNSKGIFDLTIKAYLSALPFLCLFFGETNISTLLFSVPVSLMIIPVTWFAHCSFFLFLIGLKAPAALMAKFANVLAIPLDTTVRLANLFPVIPLPKFLYFILILIPLSLLFDIRDIFHRISNRASL, from the coding sequence ATGATACTGGTATTCCTTTCTTTATGCTTGGGGGCGCTGCTAAGCGCCCTTTACCATTTTCCATGGTATTGGTACTTGCTGTTCTCCATTGGACTACTTCCATGGTCATTTTTCCGAAGAAAAAACAAGGAACCTTTGCTTATCGTATCTTCTTTTCTCCTCGGGGCTTTTCTTTTTTCTCTCAACGTTTTACCATCTGGAGAGTACGAGATCGTAGGTTTCAAGGTTGGTTCACGTATAACAAGCGGGAGAGTGTTCCGAGATGGAAAATGGAGAAAGGTTCGTTCTATGAAAATCGATTCGTCCGAAGAGGGTTACATCTATGCTGTCGGATATTTTGACGGAAAAGTTTTTCATCCAACTTATGTGAAAACAGTCAATAAACCTTCTTTGAAAACTCTGAAAAAATCCTTTTCTGAGAAATTATCTGGTTCTGCTGTTTCTTTACTTTTCGGAGAAAAGAACAGTGAGATATACAAAAGCGGTTTGGGACATTTTTATGCAGTGTCAGGGCTTCACATTGGAATCGCTTTTTCACTGTACACAACCGTTGTTTCTTTCTTCACTTGGAGGAGAGATATCCAGGAAAGTGTCGCCTTATTACTCTTGATCCCGTATGTGTTTTCTGTGGGAACTCCTTCTGTTATGAGAGCTTATCTGACGCTCGGGATGTGGAAAATCTTTCAAGCATTAGAATTCAAAACCACTTCCTCTTACATTACAGCAACGGTGGGATCTTTCATGATTCTACTGGATCCCACCGTGGTCTTCTCTCCCTCTTTTCTGTTATCGTTTTTTGTAACGTTGTGTATCCTAAACTCAAAAGGCATTTTCGACTTAACAATAAAAGCTTACTTATCTGCTCTCCCTTTTCTTTGTCTATTTTTTGGAGAGACTAACATTTCAACTTTGCTATTTTCCGTTCCTGTCTCCCTCATGATAATACCCGTAACGTGGTTTGCTCATTGCTCTTTCTTTTTGTTTTTGATAGGTCTGAAAGCTCCTGCCGCTCTCATGGCAAAATTTGCAAATGTACTGGCGATACCTTTGGACACAACTGTCAGATTGGCAAACTTGTTTCCTGTTATTCCTCTTCCAAAATTTCTTTATTTTATACTTATCTTGATCCCTCTTTCTCTGCTCTTTGACATTCGGGACATATTCCATAGAATTTCAAATCGTGCCAGTTTATGA
- a CDS encoding Fur family transcriptional regulator: MYEELRNELKKRKYRITAQREMILKIFLESRGKHLGVEEVYRELLNRNVRISKATVYRAVELLVELGFLRKLNFGEGLYRYELVDRTSRESHQHVICQKCGKIMEIQSDQVEKIVSEISEKTGYIINWHDLKFYGICPECQRAEKEGSR, from the coding sequence ATGTACGAAGAACTCAGAAATGAACTGAAAAAGCGAAAATACAGAATCACAGCACAAAGGGAGATGATCCTCAAGATATTCCTTGAGTCTCGAGGGAAACATTTGGGTGTTGAAGAAGTCTACAGGGAACTTTTGAACAGGAATGTTAGGATAAGCAAAGCAACGGTTTACAGAGCAGTGGAACTTCTAGTGGAGCTTGGGTTCTTGAGGAAGCTGAATTTTGGCGAAGGGCTCTATAGATACGAACTTGTCGATAGGACATCACGAGAATCTCATCAACACGTGATTTGCCAGAAATGTGGAAAGATAATGGAGATTCAATCTGATCAAGTGGAAAAAATTGTGTCTGAGATCTCAGAAAAAACAGGGTACATCATAAACTGGCACGATTTGAAATTCTATGGAATATGTCCCGAATGTCAAAGAGCAGAGAAAGAGGGATCAAGATAA
- the nusA gene encoding transcription termination factor NusA produces the protein MNIGLLEALDQLEEEKGISKEEVIPILEKALVSAYRKNFGSSKNVEVVIDRNTGNIKVYQLLEVVEEVEDPTTQISLEEARKFEPSAEIGSIVKKELNVKNFGRIAAQTAKQVLIQRIRELEKEKQFEKYSELKGTVTTAEVIRVTGEWADIRIGKLETRLPKKEWIPGEEINPGDLVKVYILDVVKTTKGPKILVSRRVPEFILGLMKLEIPEIENGIVEIKAIAREPGVRTKVAVMSNNPNVDPIGACIGEGGARIAAILRELKGEKLDVLKWSDDPKQLIANALAPATVIEVEILDKENRAARVLVPPTQLSLAIGKGGQNARLAAKLTGWKIDIKPIMNL, from the coding sequence ATGAACATAGGTTTACTCGAAGCCCTCGATCAGTTGGAGGAAGAAAAGGGAATCTCCAAGGAAGAAGTCATACCCATATTGGAGAAAGCGTTGGTGAGTGCGTACAGGAAGAATTTTGGAAGCTCGAAAAACGTTGAAGTTGTGATAGACAGAAACACTGGGAATATAAAGGTGTATCAGCTTCTTGAAGTAGTAGAAGAAGTGGAGGATCCAACAACTCAAATTTCACTGGAAGAAGCAAGGAAGTTTGAACCGTCTGCCGAAATAGGTTCCATCGTTAAGAAGGAACTCAACGTCAAGAATTTTGGAAGGATAGCTGCCCAAACGGCTAAGCAAGTCCTCATTCAAAGAATCAGAGAACTTGAGAAAGAAAAGCAATTTGAGAAATACTCTGAGCTTAAGGGAACGGTGACTACTGCTGAGGTTATAAGGGTAACGGGAGAATGGGCGGACATCAGGATAGGAAAGCTTGAAACGAGATTACCAAAGAAAGAGTGGATTCCTGGAGAAGAAATAAATCCAGGTGATTTGGTGAAAGTTTACATACTCGATGTTGTAAAGACCACCAAAGGCCCCAAAATACTGGTTAGTAGAAGGGTTCCTGAGTTCATTTTGGGTTTGATGAAGTTGGAAATACCAGAGATAGAGAATGGAATAGTGGAAATAAAAGCTATCGCTAGGGAACCTGGGGTGAGGACGAAAGTTGCTGTGATGTCAAACAATCCTAACGTGGATCCAATCGGAGCCTGTATAGGTGAAGGAGGGGCAAGAATAGCGGCCATACTCCGGGAACTCAAAGGCGAAAAACTCGATGTTTTGAAGTGGTCCGATGATCCCAAACAGTTGATAGCAAACGCTCTTGCGCCCGCTACTGTCATAGAGGTAGAGATTCTCGATAAAGAAAACAGAGCAGCACGTGTTCTAGTGCCGCCCACTCAACTTTCTTTGGCCATAGGAAAAGGTGGGCAAAACGCAAGACTTGCAGCAAAACTAACGGGATGGAAGATCGATATCAAGCCTATCATGAACTTATGA
- the rimP gene encoding ribosome maturation factor RimP, which produces MFEEMVVEKVRKEAERIAEEQGLEIFDIQYRRESRGWVLRIIIDNPVGYVSVRDCELFSRELEKFLDREDFIAHSYTLEVSSPGLDRPLRGPKDYVRFVGKLAKIVTKDGKTFIGRIESFSDGTITVSDEKGLHEIDIEDVKRANLEIEF; this is translated from the coding sequence GTGTTCGAGGAAATGGTAGTGGAGAAAGTCAGAAAGGAAGCAGAAAGAATAGCAGAAGAACAAGGATTGGAGATTTTTGATATCCAGTACAGGAGAGAAAGCAGAGGATGGGTGCTCAGGATTATCATAGATAACCCTGTAGGATACGTGAGTGTAAGGGATTGTGAGTTATTCTCAAGAGAATTGGAAAAATTTTTGGACAGAGAGGATTTCATAGCACACTCTTACACACTTGAGGTGTCTTCGCCTGGGCTCGACAGACCTCTAAGGGGACCGAAAGATTACGTCAGATTCGTAGGAAAACTTGCGAAAATAGTCACAAAGGATGGTAAGACGTTCATAGGAAGAATTGAGTCGTTTTCCGACGGAACGATCACCGTATCTGACGAAAAAGGATTGCACGAGATAGATATCGAAGACGTGAAGAGAGCAAACCTGGAAATAGAATTTTGA
- a CDS encoding glycoside hydrolase family 32 protein, producing the protein MHFKPNYHFFPVTGWMNDPNGLIFWKGKYHMFYQYNPKETKWGNIHWGHAVSDDLIHWRHLPVALYPKEKTHGVFSGSAVEKDGNMVLFYTYYRDPGHNIGEKEVQCIAMSKDGINFEEHTRNPVIAKSPEPGTHAFRDPKVRKNGDRWEMVIGAGMNEKEGKVLLFFSEDLIHWYYEGILFEDKSTKEIECPDLLKLGGKEVLIYSTTRNNSVFYALGEMRDGKFFPEKRDLLDYGTDFYAAQTFFGIEKVVVVGWLQNWKAQYPTVEEGWNGVMSLPREVHLKDGELMVKPVEELKSLRRRKILEIETPGSYKIDVKENSYEVVCSFQERLEVVFKNKSNEEIAISTNEGDLVIDTTNSGISEGDRKKVRAKFKERNHIDIFIDSCSLEVFLNNSMVLSFRIHPRYPYNIIDVKAEPLSLEVYKMKNIWLE; encoded by the coding sequence ATGCATTTCAAACCAAATTACCACTTTTTTCCCGTGACAGGATGGATGAACGATCCAAATGGGTTGATTTTCTGGAAGGGCAAATATCACATGTTTTATCAATACAATCCCAAGGAAACCAAATGGGGAAATATTCATTGGGGACATGCGGTAAGTGATGATTTGATCCATTGGAGGCATCTTCCTGTTGCTCTCTATCCAAAGGAAAAGACGCACGGCGTATTTTCGGGAAGTGCTGTTGAAAAAGATGGCAATATGGTTCTTTTTTATACTTATTACAGGGACCCGGGCCACAACATCGGTGAGAAAGAAGTTCAATGTATAGCGATGAGTAAAGATGGGATAAATTTCGAGGAACACACGAGAAATCCAGTGATCGCAAAATCCCCGGAACCAGGAACACATGCGTTTCGTGACCCGAAGGTGAGGAAAAACGGTGACAGATGGGAAATGGTAATCGGTGCTGGAATGAATGAGAAAGAAGGTAAGGTTCTCCTTTTCTTTTCCGAAGACCTGATCCACTGGTATTATGAGGGTATTCTTTTCGAGGACAAGAGTACTAAGGAAATCGAATGTCCTGATCTCTTAAAACTAGGAGGGAAAGAAGTTCTTATCTACTCAACGACAAGAAACAACAGTGTGTTTTACGCTTTGGGGGAAATGAGGGACGGAAAATTTTTTCCAGAAAAGAGAGATCTTTTGGATTATGGGACTGATTTCTACGCAGCTCAGACGTTTTTTGGAATCGAAAAGGTAGTAGTTGTCGGTTGGCTTCAAAATTGGAAAGCACAGTATCCAACGGTAGAAGAAGGCTGGAACGGTGTGATGAGCCTGCCGAGAGAAGTGCATTTGAAGGATGGCGAATTGATGGTAAAACCGGTTGAGGAACTGAAGAGTCTCAGAAGAAGGAAGATTTTGGAGATAGAGACACCGGGTTCGTACAAGATAGATGTGAAAGAGAACAGTTACGAGGTCGTTTGTAGTTTTCAAGAAAGGCTTGAAGTGGTATTTAAAAATAAATCGAATGAAGAAATAGCGATAAGTACAAACGAAGGGGATCTCGTAATTGATACGACCAATTCCGGCATTTCCGAGGGTGATAGGAAAAAAGTTAGAGCAAAGTTCAAAGAACGAAATCACATCGATATTTTCATAGATAGTTGTTCCCTGGAGGTGTTTTTAAACAATTCGATGGTGCTTTCCTTCAGAATTCATCCCAGGTACCCTTACAACATAATCGATGTAAAAGCTGAACCCCTAAGTTTGGAGGTTTACAAAATGAAGAACATTTGGTTGGAATGA
- the suhB gene encoding bifunctional fructose-1,6-bisphosphatase/inositol-1-monophosphatase, producing MDRLNFSIKLLRRVGHFLMLHWGRVDEVEKKTGFKDIVTKIDKESQEMIVREIRSKFPSDSIMAEEGIFEKGNRLWVIDPIDGTINFVHGLPNFSISIAYIENGEVKMGVVHAPALNETFYAEEGNGAYLNGERINVSKNTNLEECVGSTGSYVDFTGRFIGKMEKRTRRVRILGSAALNACYVGAGRVDFFVTWRINPWDIAAGFIIVKEGGGKITDFAGKEVNVFSKNFIFSNGLIHEEVLKITNEVVHEIEGEL from the coding sequence TTGGATAGACTGAATTTCTCTATAAAACTTCTGAGAAGGGTGGGGCATTTTTTGATGCTCCATTGGGGAAGAGTCGATGAGGTGGAGAAGAAAACAGGTTTCAAGGACATAGTAACGAAGATAGATAAAGAGTCGCAAGAGATGATAGTCAGAGAAATAAGAAGCAAGTTTCCATCTGACAGTATAATGGCAGAAGAAGGTATATTCGAAAAAGGAAACAGGCTCTGGGTAATAGATCCCATAGATGGAACAATAAATTTTGTTCACGGTTTACCTAACTTTTCCATATCCATTGCTTACATTGAAAACGGGGAAGTGAAAATGGGGGTCGTTCACGCTCCCGCGCTCAATGAAACATTTTACGCCGAAGAAGGAAACGGTGCCTATCTCAATGGAGAGAGGATAAATGTGTCAAAGAACACCAATCTCGAAGAATGTGTGGGATCCACAGGAAGTTACGTCGATTTTACGGGTAGATTCATTGGAAAAATGGAAAAAAGAACAAGACGAGTAAGGATCTTGGGGAGTGCTGCTTTAAACGCATGTTACGTAGGAGCAGGAAGGGTTGATTTCTTTGTTACGTGGAGAATAAATCCTTGGGATATAGCAGCCGGATTTATCATTGTAAAAGAGGGGGGAGGTAAAATAACGGACTTTGCCGGAAAAGAGGTGAATGTATTTTCAAAGAATTTCATTTTCTCCAATGGGCTCATTCACGAAGAAGTGCTGAAGATCACCAATGAAGTGGTTCATGAAATTGAGGGGGAGTTATAG
- a CDS encoding SufD family Fe-S cluster assembly protein, giving the protein MIVKDYRKEFEALAKAYEKAGGDVSKFLDRRIASVIINGDKVIGLNGIDGVELTPKRIENGVQVDMKIKERTVVEYPIHVCTGYLEKKGFQRVVFNIKLEKNAKAIFVAHCVFPWTEDFTHDALMNVELEEGAWMEYHDEHMHSKTGSINLITRSVAKVKEKAFYRNTFTIVKTRIGTLRVFMDASLEKGAVGELYTKVKAVEDDDVEIKEVLKLDGKEARGLAKTNAVALNRARVSVINEVYGNAPHTKGHVECVEITKGEGVDVRALPVLVVKNDSSELTHEASIGRVNAKQLETLMAKGLTEEEATEMIIKGILT; this is encoded by the coding sequence ATGATAGTAAAAGACTACAGGAAAGAATTCGAAGCCCTCGCCAAAGCGTATGAAAAGGCGGGAGGTGACGTATCCAAATTTCTCGACAGGAGAATCGCTTCGGTAATAATAAACGGCGATAAGGTGATTGGATTGAATGGAATCGATGGTGTTGAGCTCACTCCGAAAAGAATCGAAAACGGTGTACAGGTAGATATGAAAATAAAGGAAAGAACGGTGGTTGAGTATCCAATTCATGTGTGCACGGGATATCTGGAGAAGAAGGGATTTCAAAGGGTTGTTTTTAATATAAAACTGGAAAAAAACGCAAAAGCGATTTTTGTGGCTCACTGTGTCTTCCCGTGGACGGAAGATTTTACTCATGATGCTTTGATGAACGTGGAACTTGAAGAAGGAGCTTGGATGGAGTATCACGATGAACACATGCACAGTAAAACGGGATCTATAAACTTGATCACACGTTCCGTAGCCAAGGTGAAAGAGAAAGCTTTTTACAGAAACACTTTCACCATCGTGAAGACCAGAATAGGCACATTAAGGGTTTTCATGGATGCTTCTCTGGAAAAAGGCGCTGTTGGGGAACTTTACACGAAAGTGAAGGCCGTAGAAGATGATGACGTGGAAATAAAAGAGGTTTTGAAACTCGACGGAAAGGAAGCAAGGGGGTTGGCAAAGACGAACGCAGTTGCGTTGAATAGAGCAAGAGTTTCTGTGATAAACGAAGTTTATGGAAATGCTCCTCACACGAAAGGACATGTGGAGTGTGTGGAGATCACGAAAGGAGAAGGTGTGGATGTAAGAGCTTTACCTGTGCTTGTGGTGAAGAACGACAGTTCAGAGTTAACCCACGAGGCCTCCATAGGAAGGGTTAATGCTAAACAGCTTGAAACTCTTATGGCAAAAGGCTTAACAGAAGAAGAAGCAACAGAAATGATAATAAAAGGGATTTTGACATGA
- a CDS encoding ABC transporter ATP-binding protein, whose amino-acid sequence MLELVDVWYEVEGKAILKGIKAKFEEQKVYAILGTNGAGKSTLAYLIMGLEGYRPSRGKILLDGEDITDFSVTERARRGITLMWQEPSRFTGIKIKDYLTLGGRRPVPDEELYRVLRIVGLNPHLYLERYVDEKLSGGERKRVELASILLLKPRYTILDEPDSGIDIMSLEMIENVLSELVSNGGSVILVTHREEIALESDYAYLICHGAILKEGVPDDIVQFYKSSCDRCDHPNEPQKEMIE is encoded by the coding sequence GTGCTAGAACTTGTTGATGTATGGTATGAAGTGGAAGGAAAAGCCATTTTGAAGGGAATAAAAGCCAAATTTGAAGAACAAAAAGTCTATGCAATTTTGGGAACCAACGGTGCAGGGAAGAGCACTTTGGCTTACTTGATTATGGGGCTTGAGGGCTACCGACCCTCCAGAGGAAAGATTCTCCTAGACGGTGAGGATATAACGGATTTCTCTGTAACAGAACGCGCGAGAAGAGGTATCACCCTCATGTGGCAAGAACCCTCTCGTTTCACTGGTATAAAAATCAAGGATTATCTAACTTTAGGAGGAAGAAGGCCAGTACCTGATGAAGAACTCTATCGGGTACTCAGAATTGTGGGATTGAATCCCCATCTTTATCTAGAAAGATATGTGGATGAAAAGTTGAGTGGTGGTGAGAGGAAAAGAGTAGAACTTGCTAGCATATTACTCCTAAAACCAAGATACACAATTTTAGATGAACCAGATTCTGGGATCGATATCATGAGTTTAGAGATGATAGAAAACGTTCTCAGTGAACTTGTGAGCAATGGAGGGTCTGTTATATTGGTTACGCATCGAGAAGAGATAGCCCTCGAAAGTGATTACGCATATCTCATCTGTCACGGAGCTATTCTGAAAGAGGGAGTACCGGATGACATCGTTCAATTTTATAAAAGCAGTTGTGATAGGTGTGATCACCCGAACGAACCTCAGAAGGAGATGATCGAATGA